Sequence from the Maribellus comscasis genome:
TCCTGCGCCAGAGCCTAATGTTTCATTTCCGGTTTGTGCTGAAAGACTAAAAAATAAGGTTAACAATAAAAATGAAAGTAGAATTTTTTTCATAATGAATGCAGTAATCAGTTATTTCTGCAAAACAAGTTAAAACAAAAAATCGAAAAATAAGGTATTAATATCTAAATATATTGCTTTGTATGGAAAATAATCATTGATTCGTAATAAACATTAGTCAAAAAATTCTTCAATGAATTTTTTTGATTTTTGAGAATCAGGATTCAACTTAAGGGCCGTTTCGAAGTCTTTTTTTGCAAGTCTTTTTTTATTTAGAATTAAATATGTTCTTCCCCTTTCTTCATAAAACTGGTGGACATTTTGATTAATTTCAATGGCACGGTTAAAATCATCGAGTGCTCTGTTCATATCATTCATTATAAGAAACAATGCACCCCGATTAAAATAAGCAAGCTCATTTCCGGAATCGGATTGTATTGCCCTGTTGAATGCCTGTAAGGCTTCCTGGTTTTTTCCTGCGTTTGTATACAACATACCCAGGTTAATATTTGCTTTTACATATTTCGGATTTATTTCCAGTGTTTTGTTAAAATCCTGCAGTGCTTTTTCGAAGTCCCGAAGTTGATAATATTTTAAACCGCGATTATTGTATGCTTCATAAAATCCTGGATTTAAATCAATGCATTTGGTGTAATCTGTAATGGCTTTTTGTGGATCAGGCTCATCATTAGCGCGGTTTCCATATGCGAAATAATGATTGGGATATTTTTCGATTACGTTTGTCCACAGGGTATCACTATTTTCCCAGTATTGGGCTGAAGTGAAAGTAATGTAAGCCAGAATGCCGAGCCAGAATACACCAATTTGAGCCACTACCGATTTAAATAGTACATATTTTTGACTGATTTTTGAGTATACCCGGGAGAATACATAAACTAAAACAACAAATAATCCAATATAGGAAACATAAGTATATCTTTCGGCATAAAGTGCTTTTCCGAAAGGAAAAAACTGAATTACCGGTGCTATGGATATAAGGAAAAAACTGAATCCAAAAAATACAACCGGCATTTTTTTAAATGATTTTACAAGTATGTAAATTAAAACAGGGATAAGTATAATTGAGTAGTAAAAATAACGGGGGATAACGTTGTGATCCAACCCGGGATAGGGATGAAATGCTGAAATATTATAAGGAACAAAGAATTTAACAAAGTAAATTAACAGCCCGTAATTGCTAAAAAATAGATTATTGAGAGTAAAAGATTCTGACACAGGCAACATAGCCCCATCTGTTCTTTGGGCTTTTACACCTATCCAAAGAAAAATAATCGCTAATGCAAAAAAAGGTATTTTCTCAAAACTATTTTTTTTTGAAATGTTTCCTTTAAGATAATCTGTCAGGATTAGAAGTGCGGGGAATACAATAGCCATTCCTTTTGAAAGTAACGACAACATAAAAAATACAAAAATCAACAGGTATGTATTCCAGTTTTTATTCTCCATGTACTTTACATATAAAATCAACCCCGAAAACATAAACATTGTAAAAAGCAAATCTTTTCTGGCCGATATCCAGGCAACAGATTCTAGGTGCATTGGGTGAATTGCAAAAAGAAGGGCTACAAAAAACGCCCACTCTTTATTACCTAAAAGTCTTCTGATAAATACAAATACCAAAACTGAATTTATGGTATGCAAAATAATGTTTGTAACGTGAAATACCCTGGCGTTTGGACCGGCAAATTCATATTCCAGGGCATAGGAAAGAAGCGTAACAGGGTGATAATTTCCCATAACCTGCGGTGTTTTAAAAATATCCAGAATCCCGCTAAAAGAAATTCCGTGGATAAGGTAATTGTTTAGAATGTAATTATGATCATCCCAGTTTACCCAATCATTTAAGCTTGCCTGATAAAAAGTAAATGCATTGATAATCGCCAGGATAAGAATGTAATGGTATGATTTTAAAGCGAACCTCAATTATTTTAAATACTAATTGTTTAATATTCTGCCATTCGGTGTGAGGTAAAACAATTTTTGATTGTTTAATGTTTATAAATCATTCCTATATATAAAAACCGGATAATAGAAAATTGCTTTTATGAAATTTGTTCGTTTAGAGGTAAAGTATTATCTGCTTTTCCTCGTATTTTTTATTTTTTACATATTGGGAGCATTGTTTCCTGATAAATGGTGGAGTACACACTTTGTCTTTTTTCTTTCCGAAAATTCAAGATTTTTGATCCTCGGGGGGGCGCTGGTTATTCCACTGGTGTTTTATTACGGGAGACTTGTTTTAAATAAGGACACAGGTGAAGCATTGCTAAATATAAAACATACTTATTTGTATTTGGTATTATCCCTTTTTGTAGGATTACTTATGTATTATTTCCCCATGGTTTTTGATTATTATGGGGAAGCAGTAAAATTACAGGGATTTTTAAATATTGTACCTGAAAGTATTCCACCCGGTACAAATGATGCGTTGTTCTCATTTCGTTTATCTCCCTGGGCCGGGCAAAATACAATTTTGAGTATTGTAACTTATATTGCTTTCTGGACAGGAAGCACATACCAAAATGCATTCTTTCTTTTAAATGCTTTTACAGGAGGTCTGTTTGCATTTTTGTGGTTTTGTTTTATCGATTACTATTTTCGGAGAAATTCAACTCGTTTTATCCTTCAAGTAGCCGGACTGATATCACCTTTTTTACTTCTTTTTTTTGGACATATCGAAATTTATGGCCCTGTATTTCTATTTAATCTTTTCTGGCTAATTACGTTTATTATTTATTTAAAAAGGAGACAACCAGCATACCTTGTAATTTTAGGTATTTTGTTATTGTTTTGTTTGAAGCTGCACGCAGTGGCGCTCTTATTTTTGCCTGCTTATATATTAATTATCTTGAATTATTATAAAAAGGCAATAAAAACAGAAATCAATTTTTTTACCTGGAGAGTAGCTTCGGTATATGTGCTTCTGCCTGTATTTTTGATTGGGACCTTTGTGTATTTTTTTGTTTTTAAAGATCATGTTGACGAAAGGCAATTGCAGTATACAGTAGCTGAATACGATCGCATTTTTTTACCTCTGATAAGCCCTGAACCTCCACTTGACAAATACAATATGTTAAGCTGGAATCATATTTTCGATTACTTTAATGAAATGTTTTTGTGGTCGCCTGGTATTTTATTTTTATTATTAGCTGCTGCAATTTTTTTTCGTAAAAAGATTAATTTCAATCAACCCGAATTAATTTTGACCGGTATCACTTTAATTTTATTTGTTAGTTTGTTTTTTGTGGTAAATCCCTTATTATCGATGCAAATGGACTGGGATTTATTTCTTATGCCGGTTCCGGCACTACTGGTTTTTGGAGTAGTAATTTTTAAACAGACAGAAGATGATTTAACAAAGGCTAGTGTTTCAGGAATAGTTGTTGCCTTGGGAATATTGTCTTTACCCATTTTTGTTGTTCACAATTCGGAAGAAAAGCTCGCGAATCGTACGGAAAAAATAGGCTTATATATTTATAAGACCTATTATGAATGGTCGGGGCAAACTTTAGAATTAGCGTGGAAGCACGTAAAAGAAGATAAAGATGAATTCAAAAGCAGGAGAATGACTGTAATTGGCAGATTAAAAACATTTGCCATTCCCGGGAAGGATTATGAAATGGCCCGAATAATTGCAAATGAAGCAATGTTTGAGACAAGGGTAAATAATAATCCGGCAGAAGGATTAAAGCTTGCAAGGGAATCAAAATATTATTTTACTAATTATAACAAAGCGCTGTTATTCGAGTTGGAATCGTTGTTTTTGATGGGAAAATATAATGAAGCATATCAGGTGGGTTTGAATTTATTAGATATTGCTTATCCGAGCCGGGAAAAAGCACTCAGAATTCTGGTTCATTGCGCCCTCGAGGCAGAAATGTATCAACAGGCTCTTGTTCAATCAGAAAATTATATAAAAGAGTTCAATCCAGAAGATAAGTTAATTAAAAGGGTTTATAGCAGATTAAAAACAAATGATAATATTGGCGAGTTAAAATATTTATTTTCAGGGTCAAATTAAATTTGGTAACGATAGAAATGATTAAACCTGTTTATATTGATTATTTAAATATTGTTCTAATTTTCATTTCGCTGGGCATGGCGATAATTTTTCCGTTTGAGCTTTTTGTAATTGTTTACGCGTTTTTGGGCCCACTACATTATTTAACTGAAATAAACTGGCTTCACCATAAAAAATATTTTTCGAATTCAGAAAATCTGTTCTGGCTGTTTTTGGTTTTAGCATTTTTCTTTGCTATTCCATTTTTATTAAAATTACCTTTCTTTGAGAACAGCAGAATTAAAATTTTGCTAAATAATGTTGCAGATTACACCAATAATATTGTTTTTTTCTCTTTTATTTTTTCAGTTGCCTTAATTCTTTTGAAAAAAAGAAAACATCAAATCATTTTCATATTAACCTGCATTCTCATTGCTATTTTATCCAGGGGAGCGGTTTCAAATAATATATTGATTGGAAGCTTTCTAGCAACGATTATTCACGTGTATATTTTTACCTTTTTGTTTATGGTATATGGTTCTTTAAAATCAAAAAGTTTACCAGGATTAATCGCGTCATTATTCGTTTTAGCAGTTCCGGTTATTATTTTTTCAGCTCATGTATTACCGGCAAACTATATAATTTATGAATGGGCAAAATCAATTTTTATAAGTAACAATTTTCATTTTTTGAATATAAACATCGCTAAAACCTTCGGATTAAGTGATGGGAAAGCGTTCTATTTTTACGAATCATACTTTCTGAAAATTCAAATATTTGTTGCTTTTGCCTATACCTATCATTATTTGAACTGGTTTTCAAAAACTTCAATAATAGGTTGGCATAAATTGATTACAAAAAGTAATTCAATAATTATTGCAATAATGTGGATTTTGTCAGTGGTTTTATATACTATTGATTATAGAACAGGATTCATTTTACTTGTATTTTTAAGTACTTTACATGTTTTTTTGGAATTTCCATTGAATGTTCTTTCAATAAAAGGAATTGTTACGGAAATAAAAAAGCAGCTTTAGTAGCCGTATTTCTTCTCTTTTTGCAATCATTATGAACTCTAATATTTGAAAAGTTTGATAAAAATAGTTTTATTTATTTCTTGGAATATTTAAAAAAATGCAAGCCAAATTAATTGAAGTACATTTATCTTTAAAAAAACATCAAATAATGAAATCAATATTACATCTTCCTACTTTTCTAATTATCTCAATTTTTATATTTTTTTCTTGTCAATCAAATGTTGAAGAAAAACAGAAACTTAATTTTTTATTTATTCTGGCAGATGATTATGGCTACCATGATTTAAGTGTTTCGGGAAGCCAATTTTATGAAACACCCAATATTGATCGTATTGCAACGGGAGGTATGATTTTTACCGATGGTTATGCAACCTGCCAGGTTTGCAGCCCGTCGCGGGGAAGTATTATATCAGGAAAATTCCCTGCGCGTCATGGAATTACCGATTGGATTGGAGCAGCAACAGGCGAGAATTGGCGCAATGCCGGTCGGTTTAATCAATTGTTACCACCGGAATACGAACACCAACTTGCTTTGGATTACACTACTTTGCCGGAAGCTATGAAAGAGGCAGGATATAAAACTTTTTTTGCCGGGAAATGGCATTTGGGCAGCAAAGGTTCATGGCCTGAAGATCATGGTTTTGATATTAACAAAGGAGGTTGGGATGTAGGAAGCCCCAAAGGTGGCTATTTTGCTCCCTGGGAAAATCCGAATTTATCCAGCGGACCCAATGGCGAAAATCTTTCAATGAGATTGGCCAAAGAAACTGCTCAGTTTATAAGAGAAAATAAAGACACAAGCTTTTTTGCTTACCTTTCATTTTATGCTGTACATGGCCCTATTCAGACGACACAGGAAAAATGGGCAAAATACCGTGAAAAAGCGGAGAAGCTTGGATTAGCAGAAACCGGCTATAAAATGGGGCATTTTTTGCCTATCCGTCAGGTGCAGGATAATCCGGTTTATGCAGGTTTGGTTGAAGCGATGGATGATGCTGTAGGCGAAGTGTTAAATGCACTGGACGAACTGGGTTTATCTGAAAATACAGTAGTTATTTTTACTTCAGATAATGGAGGAGTAGCTGCCGGCGATTCCTATTCCACATCAAATTTACCACTCCGAGCCGGAAAGGGTTATCAGTTTGAAGGTGGAATTCGCGAACCTTACTTTATAAAAGTTCCGGGAGTGGGAAACGGACAAAAAAACAATACGCCGGTTACCGGAACCGATTTTTATCCCACTATACTTGAACTGGCCGGAGCACCGTTAAGACCATCGGAACACAATGACGGGGTGAGCCTTGTGCCGCTTTTAAAAGGGGAGACTATTCCTGAGCGGCCACTTATCTGGCACTACCCGCATTACGGAAATCAGGGGGGAGAACCTTCTTCCATAATTCGATTGGGCGACTGGAAATTGATTCATTATTACGAGGATGGACATGAAGAATTGTACAACCTGAAAAATGACTTGGAAGAAACCACTGACCTGGCTGCAGAAAATCAGGAGAAAGTAAAAGAATTGAGTCAAAAATTATTTTCATATTTGGACGAGGTTGGCGCACGTTACCCGGAAAGAGATCCGGAATACGATCCCCAAAAAGAAAAAGAGTATCTTCAAAAAGTAATGAACGAACGTTGGCCGCGACTTGAGAAACAACGGCTTGAATTTCTTTCAGAGGACTATGAGCCCGGAAATAATTGGTGGGGAAGCAAAATAACAAGAGATTGAGCCTGGAAGTTTTAAACTCGGGGTAGGGTAAATTTGAATATGCTTCCTTTTCCTATTTCGCTTTCAACCCAGATTTTTCCCTTGTGTTTTTCAACAAGTTCCTTAACCAAAATTAGTCCCAGGCCTGTTCCGTTTTCGCCGAGGGTACCTGGAGTGCTTGTATTTGAGTCGAAATCAAAAAGAAGGGGAATTATTTCTGGTTCAATTCCAACACCAAAATCCTGCACTGAGAATTCAATAAATTTATTGTTTGGTTTTGCTGAAATAAAAATTTTGCCATTGGGATTCGAAAATTTTATGGCGTTGGACAACAGGTTGCGAAATGTGGTTTTTAAAATTCCTTCATCAGCAAATACCTGTTGTGGGCCTTCAATTCTTGTATCAATGCTAATATCCTTTTTTGAAATCTGTGGCAAAAACTGTTTTGTAACTTCTTCAATTACATTGGCTAGCACCAACTGTTTAGGGTTTAATTCAATTTTTTGAAATTGTGACCGTGCCCATTCGAGCAAATTGTTTAACAGGCTATAGGAACCGCTGAGGCTTTGAAATATAAGTGCAGAATAGTTATTTTCAGATGATTGTTTTCTTGTTTCATTGTCCTCGGCAATTATTTGGCTTAATGCAAGCGACGAACCAATGGAGCCTTTTAAATCGTGTGCTATTATTGAAAAAAACCGATCTTTTGTCGTATTGATTTTGCTCAACTCACGATTTTTAAGATGTAGCTTTCTGTAAAATAAAAATATAATTGATGAGATCAGTAATACGAAAATTAATCCTGTTATAATCATAATTTGAAACGTCTTCTGCTGCTTGAGCTTCAAGGTATTTATTTCGTTCTGTTTTTCCAGATCTGCTATTTGGTTGGTTTTTTCGTCTAGTTCGTAAATGGTCTGCAACTGTTCAATTTTTATATTGGCTCCTCCCGAAAGAATTGAATTCTGGATATCAATTTGTTTCTTTTGATAATAAAGCGCTTTTTCCAGATCGTTTAAATTTAAATACGTTTCAGCCAGTTTTGAGTATATTTCCAATTGTATATTTTTCTGGCTGTTTCGCAATGCTAAGTCCAGTGCGTGTTTTATATTATCAATTCCTTCGTTTATGTTTTCTCTCCCTATTTTACACAAACCAATGTATTCGAAAATACCAGGTTGGCTGAGTAAATCTTCAATTTTTTGTTTAACAACCAGGGCCTTGTTTAGGTATTCTTCAGCTTTTTCATAATCGCCGGAAAAGTATTCAATTTTACCAAGGTTTTTGTATGCATTCGACAGGCCATATTCAGAACCACTTTCACTGTGAATGTTTAATACCTGGTTTATGTTCCTGCGGGCTTCTTCCAGTTTCCCGGCCTCCATATTAATTAATCCAATTTGCTCGTAGCAAATAGCAATACCGTTTTTATTCCCATCAATAGCTGCTAAAGTTTTATATGTATCTAAAGCTTCTGTAAAATATTCCAGAGCTTGTTCCGGGATTTTTAGATCGGCATAAACCCGTCCAAGTAAATACGCACTCCAGGCATAACCCTCATGAAAATCAGCCTTTTGGTAATTCAGTTTTGATTTTATGATATACTCGATTGCTCTGTCGTACAAGCCATTTAACCTGAAAATGGTTCCCATCATTGAGAATGAAGAACCAGCAATTTTATAGTTCTCCGATAAACGACAGGCTTGGATTGCTTCATTAAAATGTTCAAGTGCCTGCAGGCTCTCACCTTTTTGGTGTTCGATAACTCCCTTTCGGAAGTGAATTTCGCCTTTATACCAGTTTTCACTGATTGCGTCGGATATTTTTAAAGCCCGGTTGTAATAGGCCTCTGAAAGAGCATGGTCTCCATCTCTAAAAGAAATTCTTCCCAAAACGTAATATGCGCGCATTTCCATATCCCTGTTTCCGGTTTCGCTCGCTGACACCAGGGCTGAGTTTGCCAACTCGGTTGCGTCGTTCGATTTTTTGTTAAGAATATGAAGCGCTAATTCTAGTTGAACCGAGATTTTATCGGCCCCTGTTTTTTGATTTAGTTCTGTTCTTAAACTATCAATTATTTGTTGCTCAGTAGATAGGGTATTTGTGTCTCCGAATGAAAGATGTATATTAAACAGAGTTAACAGAATGTAAATCAAAATATTTTTTTTCATTAGCGGGAGATTAAAAAATTATAAATACCAACTGTTTCGCTTCTCTTTTGTGTATGATTTTAAGTTTTCTATTAACATATCGGAATTTTAAAAAAAACGGACAAGAGGTAAATTTAAAAAATTCTGTTAACAATTGGCTGGCATAAACCCTTTAAAAAGCTATATTTAATTCCGTAAAAATGAGATACTTTTTGTGAATTTGTAATTGAATATTAAAAACATGAAATTAAAAAACTTGCTTTTCCTAACCATTCTTTTTCTGTTTTCGACGGGTATTTTTTCCCAGCCTACTGAGATTGTCTATTTATCAGGTTCCGATGCTGCGAATACCGTAGAGTGGGATTTCTTTTGCACCGACGGCAAAAATAGTGGAGAATGGACAAAAATTCCGGTTCCTTCGAATTGGGAGTTACAGGGTTTTGGAACCTACAATTATGGTCACGACTGGCGAAATGAAGAAATTAAACTCGGGAAAGAACACGGTTTGTATAAACATGAATTTGAGACTCCTGCTTCGTGGAAAGGCAAAACCATAAATATTGTTTTTGATGGTTCGATGACAGATACCGAAGTAAAAATCAACGGGAAACTTGCAGGAGAGATTCATCAAGGGGCATTTTATAGGTTTAAATACGATATTTCAAAATTGCTGAACTATGGTAAAACCAACCTGCTGGAAGTAGATGTAGCCAAACATTCTTCCAATGAGTCAGTAAACAGGGCTGAACGTCAGGCTGATTTCTGGATATTTGGTGGTATTTTCAGGCCCGTATTCCTCGAAGTTTTGCCGGAAACACATATGACACGAACAGCCATCGATCCAAAAGCTGACGGTTCATTTAAAGCTTTTGTAACGTTAAACGAATCGAAGGCAGACTACACCTTTGATGTTGAATTGTTCGATTTAGGTGGGAATAAAGTCAGTGGAAATGTTCAGGCAGAAATCAGTAAGGGTGAAACTGAAAACTGGATTTCGGGGAAATTTGAAAATGTAAAGGAATGGAATGTGGAATGGCCTCAACTCTACGATATGAAAATATCGTTGAAAAAGGGAAATGATGTTTTACATCAGGTTACTGAACGTATTGGATTTCGTACGGTTGAATTGCGTGAACACGATGGAATTTATGTCAACGGAGAAAAAGTAATATTCAAAGGCGTTTGCCGCCATTCATTCCGGCCCGAGACAGGCCGTGCACTGAGTGATTCGGATCATTTTGAAGATATCACGTTGATGAAAGAAATGAATATGAACGCGGTTCGATGTTCACATTATGATCCCGATAAACGATTCCTTGATTTATGCGACTCGCTGGGTATGTTGGTGCTTGACGAAGTAACAGGTTGGCAAGACAGTTACGATACCATCATTGGTCCGAAACTGATTAAGGAAGAAATTTTAAAAGATGAAAATCATGCAAGTGTGGTTCTCTGGGACCATGGAAATGAAGGTGGCTGGGATTTTGCCAATGAAAAAACATATCAAGAACTGGATATTCAGAAACGGCCGGTAATTTATCCCTGGTTACTGCGGAATGGAGTAGACACACACCATTATCCTGAGTTTTTATATGCTGTCAACCGGTTTACCCACGGAAATGCACCTTTTATGCCCACCGAGTTTATGCACGGCTTGTATGACGGCGGCCATGGTGCCGGATTAAACGATTTCTGGAACGAATATGAAACATCACCACTTTTGGCCGGAGCTTTTTTATGGGTTTTTGCTGATGAGGCAGTTTTGCGCACTGATAAGGAAGGAACAGTTTACGACTCGGACGGAAATCATGCACCCGATGGAATTCTGGGGCCGCACCAGGAAAAAGAAGGTAGTTTTTACACCATAAAAGATATTTGGTCACCGGTGCAGATTTCGCCGGTTACGATCAATAAACAATGGAATGGCAAACTTTTCCTGTCGAAT
This genomic interval carries:
- a CDS encoding sulfatase — encoded protein: MKSILHLPTFLIISIFIFFSCQSNVEEKQKLNFLFILADDYGYHDLSVSGSQFYETPNIDRIATGGMIFTDGYATCQVCSPSRGSIISGKFPARHGITDWIGAATGENWRNAGRFNQLLPPEYEHQLALDYTTLPEAMKEAGYKTFFAGKWHLGSKGSWPEDHGFDINKGGWDVGSPKGGYFAPWENPNLSSGPNGENLSMRLAKETAQFIRENKDTSFFAYLSFYAVHGPIQTTQEKWAKYREKAEKLGLAETGYKMGHFLPIRQVQDNPVYAGLVEAMDDAVGEVLNALDELGLSENTVVIFTSDNGGVAAGDSYSTSNLPLRAGKGYQFEGGIREPYFIKVPGVGNGQKNNTPVTGTDFYPTILELAGAPLRPSEHNDGVSLVPLLKGETIPERPLIWHYPHYGNQGGEPSSIIRLGDWKLIHYYEDGHEELYNLKNDLEETTDLAAENQEKVKELSQKLFSYLDEVGARYPERDPEYDPQKEKEYLQKVMNERWPRLEKQRLEFLSEDYEPGNNWWGSKITRD
- a CDS encoding tetratricopeptide repeat-containing sensor histidine kinase; its protein translation is MKKNILIYILLTLFNIHLSFGDTNTLSTEQQIIDSLRTELNQKTGADKISVQLELALHILNKKSNDATELANSALVSASETGNRDMEMRAYYVLGRISFRDGDHALSEAYYNRALKISDAISENWYKGEIHFRKGVIEHQKGESLQALEHFNEAIQACRLSENYKIAGSSFSMMGTIFRLNGLYDRAIEYIIKSKLNYQKADFHEGYAWSAYLLGRVYADLKIPEQALEYFTEALDTYKTLAAIDGNKNGIAICYEQIGLINMEAGKLEEARRNINQVLNIHSESGSEYGLSNAYKNLGKIEYFSGDYEKAEEYLNKALVVKQKIEDLLSQPGIFEYIGLCKIGRENINEGIDNIKHALDLALRNSQKNIQLEIYSKLAETYLNLNDLEKALYYQKKQIDIQNSILSGGANIKIEQLQTIYELDEKTNQIADLEKQNEINTLKLKQQKTFQIMIITGLIFVLLISSIIFLFYRKLHLKNRELSKINTTKDRFFSIIAHDLKGSIGSSLALSQIIAEDNETRKQSSENNYSALIFQSLSGSYSLLNNLLEWARSQFQKIELNPKQLVLANVIEEVTKQFLPQISKKDISIDTRIEGPQQVFADEGILKTTFRNLLSNAIKFSNPNGKIFISAKPNNKFIEFSVQDFGVGIEPEIIPLLFDFDSNTSTPGTLGENGTGLGLILVKELVEKHKGKIWVESEIGKGSIFKFTLPRV
- a CDS encoding tetratricopeptide repeat protein codes for the protein MRFALKSYHYILILAIINAFTFYQASLNDWVNWDDHNYILNNYLIHGISFSGILDIFKTPQVMGNYHPVTLLSYALEYEFAGPNARVFHVTNIILHTINSVLVFVFIRRLLGNKEWAFFVALLFAIHPMHLESVAWISARKDLLFTMFMFSGLILYVKYMENKNWNTYLLIFVFFMLSLLSKGMAIVFPALLILTDYLKGNISKKNSFEKIPFFALAIIFLWIGVKAQRTDGAMLPVSESFTLNNLFFSNYGLLIYFVKFFVPYNISAFHPYPGLDHNVIPRYFYYSIILIPVLIYILVKSFKKMPVVFFGFSFFLISIAPVIQFFPFGKALYAERYTYVSYIGLFVVLVYVFSRVYSKISQKYVLFKSVVAQIGVFWLGILAYITFTSAQYWENSDTLWTNVIEKYPNHYFAYGNRANDEPDPQKAITDYTKCIDLNPGFYEAYNNRGLKYYQLRDFEKALQDFNKTLEINPKYVKANINLGMLYTNAGKNQEALQAFNRAIQSDSGNELAYFNRGALFLIMNDMNRALDDFNRAIEINQNVHQFYEERGRTYLILNKKRLAKKDFETALKLNPDSQKSKKFIEEFFD
- a CDS encoding glycoside hydrolase family 2 TIM barrel-domain containing protein gives rise to the protein MKLKNLLFLTILFLFSTGIFSQPTEIVYLSGSDAANTVEWDFFCTDGKNSGEWTKIPVPSNWELQGFGTYNYGHDWRNEEIKLGKEHGLYKHEFETPASWKGKTINIVFDGSMTDTEVKINGKLAGEIHQGAFYRFKYDISKLLNYGKTNLLEVDVAKHSSNESVNRAERQADFWIFGGIFRPVFLEVLPETHMTRTAIDPKADGSFKAFVTLNESKADYTFDVELFDLGGNKVSGNVQAEISKGETENWISGKFENVKEWNVEWPQLYDMKISLKKGNDVLHQVTERIGFRTVELREHDGIYVNGEKVIFKGVCRHSFRPETGRALSDSDHFEDITLMKEMNMNAVRCSHYDPDKRFLDLCDSLGMLVLDEVTGWQDSYDTIIGPKLIKEEILKDENHASVVLWDHGNEGGWDFANEKTYQELDIQKRPVIYPWLLRNGVDTHHYPEFLYAVNRFTHGNAPFMPTEFMHGLYDGGHGAGLNDFWNEYETSPLLAGAFLWVFADEAVLRTDKEGTVYDSDGNHAPDGILGPHQEKEGSFYTIKDIWSPVQISPVTINKQWNGKLFLSNKYIYTNLNKCTYSWKAIKTGFGDTANKVLGQGQAKSPNAEPGETAAVQIDCSNALQNADLFEFTATDYNGNELYTWSWPVVQPEEKAAEILQELEFGNSEISVNESSDAVTVSVSGLEISLSKNDGTLLSVENSNGDVSFTGGPIPVGADSEITGTKWEKDGSGNFIFTVSRKDYPRKITWTLEKSGLLKLEASHLIGWMKDIDYIGISFNYPEEKCTGIKWMGGGPYRVWKNRLKGATLGVWEKEYNNTITGESFNNLVYPEFKGYHGNLYWATLETTESPITIISETPKLYMQLFTPDKPQHVAGGTYPAFPDADISFLYEIPGIGTKFQRAEIMGPNGQKGVYGERRGDENDAIKLWFDFRSN